The proteins below come from a single Mya arenaria isolate MELC-2E11 chromosome 6, ASM2691426v1 genomic window:
- the LOC128237619 gene encoding uncharacterized protein LOC128237619, with protein sequence MAHIAAGRMILMRQNDNKNVPTEKLAVRKHNILAQEAMANFKYKPNPVDPQNPVQPRKGLRLESNGGYINKIRMDSVSGKPKEAKKVPLVRTHSKVFFKPAAGRKKSVAEKKFTVDVPDHVAHDMSPMDVDSPLVMIRNKMTKKPIHVQDIDAMNDPLKSSVYAQDIIEYLQAVERRSIFPSNFLLEKNREVTPHVRTVLMDWLIQVQNHQELSQFTLHLCANLIDKFLAKQRVLLNVVQLVGITALLLAAKYYERFPPDIVDLCRLTDDTYVPDQVLKMERCMLRKLDFDLNMPGPIVFVERFLMVNDCENKHLIESMSVFLLDLTLTELSYVHFCPSMLAASAIYVARGLLACAELWNPSFVHYTKYTEKDLDECVRMIRKSLSKLGKSKFQGARTKFAHHSYHGISKHHSVLTAINLWPEEENDVFECEGTLV encoded by the exons ATGGCGCACATTGCAGCAGGCCGTATGATTCTGATGAGGCAGAACGACAACAAAAATGTCCCTACAGAGAAACTGGCCGTTCGCAAGCACAACATTCTGGCTCAGGAGGCAATGGCTAACTTCAAATACAAGCCTAATCCTGTTGACCCCCAAAATCCAGTT CAGCCTAGGAAGGGGCTTCGTCTGGAGAGTAATGGCGGCTACATTAACAAGATTCGCATGGATTCAGTCAGTGGCAAACCTAAGGAAGCCAAGAAAGTCCCTCTGGTTCGAACACACAGCAAGGTCTTCTTTAAACCAGCTGCAG GTCGGAAGAAATCTGTCGCTGAGAAGAAGTTCACAGTTGATGTGCCAGATCATGTTGCTCACG ACATGTCCCCTATGGATGTGGATTCGCCGCTGGTGATGATTCGTAACAAGATGACGAAGAAGCCGATTCATGTTCAGGACATTGATGCCATGAATGATCCACTGAAGAGCTCCGTATATGCTCAGGACATCATTGAATATTTACAG GCGGTGGAACGTCGATCTATATTCCCGAGTAACTTCTTGCTGGAGAAGAATAGAGAAGTGACTCCGCATGTAAGGACTGTCCTCATGGACTGGCTCATCCAAGTACAG AATCACCAGGAGTTGTCTCAGTTCACCTTGCACTTGTGTGCCAACCTGATTGACAAGTTCTTGGCAAAGCAGAGGGTGCTTCTCAACGTTGTCCAGCTAGTCGGAATCACCGCCCTGCTTCTTGCTGCTAAATACTATGAGAGGTTCCCCCCGGAT ATTGTGGACCTGTGTCGGCTGACAGATGACACATATGTTCCAGACCAGGTGTTAAAGATGGAGCGCTGTATGTTGCGTAAACTGGACTTTGACCTGAACATGCCTGGCCCCATCGTATTTGTGGAGAGGTTTCTCATGGTCAATGACTGCGAGAATAAACATCTG ATTGAGAGCATGTCTGTATTTCTACTTGACCTAACATTGACCGAGCTGAGCTACGTCCATTTCTGCCCTTCCATGCTGGCTGCCAGCGCAATCTATGTTGCTCGAGGGCTTCTGGCCTGCGCAGAACTGTGGAACCCATCCTTTGTTCACTACACCAAGTATACTGAGAAGGATCTCGATGAGTGTGTGCGCATGATCCGCAAATCCCTCAGCAAGCTTGGCAAATCCAAGTTTCAG GGAGCAAGGACAAAGTTTGCCCACCACAGTTACCATGGCATCAGTAAGCACCACTCCGTCCTGACGGCGATCAACCTGTGGCCAGAGGAGGAGAATGATGTGTTTGAATGCGAGGGCACACTTGTGTAA